TCTTGTTATATTACTCAATTGCATACATTACCCAAGGCACTGCAGTTGCGCACACCAGGGCTGTTAATACCACACCGATTACCAGTCGTCTTATATCATCACTCCGTTATTTAAATTATCAGTGTTCCCCGTCTTATCATATTTCTATGAAAGAATCAATTCTTATCCGTAAAAAAGACTAGTACACCGCCGGCCTCATAATCACACTATTGATCGTTCTCATTCATCCTCACTCTGGATTCTATCGAAACGATACCTATCCTTCACGGAAAAAGTGCCGTCCGGGTTTTTTTTATACATCGAGGGCGGGTCGAACAGGTCCATCACAAATTCCCACTCGAAATCCAAGCGGGATCTGTTTTCCTCAAACCATTCTTCACCACGCCTGTCTATCAATCGCTGGTCAAGAAACGCTTTTAGCCCCTGTTCGTCTACCCTTTGTTCGTAAGGCATTATTCCTTGCCCGCTCCCAGAAGCGTCATTGCCCCGTCGAAGCCGTGCTCCTCGATGAGCGCGAGAAGTAAGTTCATCCGATCTTCCCCGAACAGCCGAAAGAAGGCGTCGATAATGTGATCGAAGGGGAGGTCCGGCCAGTGCCCCACGTCTTTCAGGTACACGATGGAGAGGTTTCCCGATCGGTCGTATTTCGGGAAGACGCCGTCGTGTACACCGTCGAACTCCACGGGAATGAGCCCCAATAGATCGCACATCTCGATGTTGAAGGCCGGGGTGGCCTTTCGCCAGCGGCCTTCGATGAAAAATTCCGTGAAGCCGTGGCTGAAGATGATGTCCGTACCCTGGAGTTCCAAGAGCTTCTTTGGGAGCTGGTGGTTTTGAATGTCCGCAAAGCCGAGGCGGGTGGGGATATTCACGGCCCGGCCCAGGGCGGCCAGAACCACCGCCTTCTGGATACAGTAGCCGTATCCCCGTTTCAGCACCGTGCTTGCCCGGTAGAAATCCGGGTGGTGAAAGGGGGAGTAGGGATTATACCTGACGGCGTCCCGGGCATGATAGAACAAACGCGACGCCCTCTCGGCGTCGGTGGATGCGGCGGCCGTGAGCGACTGTGCCAGTTCGACGATCGTCGGGTGATCGCTGTCGATAATGTCCGTGGGATTGATGTACTGTTCCATCGAATTTTTTTCGTCTGTCATATGTTCTCCGATCGGAATTGAAGACGGATTGCTCGGTTACAAAAGGCCCTTTTTTTCAAGGAGCATCTCCATGAAGGCGTCCACCCTGGTTTGGAACTGGGCGGGGGAAAAATTGCGATCATCCATGTGATCGGCGTCGATGACCACCGACGGGATGTCCAGCTCCTCCTCCAGCGCCCGCTTGATGTCCGCCTGTCCCAGGGTGATGGGAACGCATGACTTGTTGGAATGGAGCAGCGCTCCGTCGATCTTGTATTCCCTGCATGCCTTGAGGACCATCTCTTTTCTGGTCTCCACGGACACGCAGGAGACCAGCGGATAGGACTTGAGGGTTTTCATCGCTAAAGCCTTTAGGGGATCGGACGTGTCCATGCGGATGGACCAGGCCGCCGAGTAGGTCTCGGCCACCACAACGGCCCCCATTTTTTCAAAGTAGTTAAACAGGCCCATATTGTACCAGAGGGGGATGTTGTCCCAGAAGAGGCGAAGCCGCTCGTCCTCGATAATGCCGACGCCGTTTTCCGCCCGTTCTTTCAGCTCGTCCCGCACCTTGGTGAGAAAGTCGACGGCGATCTGGGTTCCCTGGCGGGTCACCAGCACGAACATGATGCCGATCTCCGCCGCCGAGATGGGCGTGGGCACATGGCGGCGATAGGTGCAGATCTCATCCCACAGGGCGCAGGATTCATCCGAGAGCCGCACGACGTCCGCGAGGCGGTCGTAATCGAGCTTTCTGCCGGTGGTTTCGGTGAGAAATTCGATGAGCTGTTTCATCTGGTGTACGGCGTATTCCACGTGGTGGGGCTGGATATGTTCCAGGGCCACCTGGGGCAGGTCCCCGCGAAACACTTTCGCGTTGGGGAAGCGATGCTCCATGATCTGGAAAATCTTCATGGCGGGTATGCACCCGCCGCTGGCGTATACCAAAAGATCCGGCTCCGGGAGCCCCCCCAGGGGGACCTGATCCCCCCCCATCATGCCGTGGACGAAGCCGACGATGTTCCGAAGGTACCCGCATAAATCCTGGGAATATCCCATGCCCTCGGCCACCTCGAAATTGGCCGGCGTCAGGCCGAAGGCGGCGCAGACCGGTGACCAGTTCTCCGGGAAGACCGGCTGCAGGTCCATGGCGTAAAACAGCTCGATGGCCCCGTTCATGGGGGGCATCCAACCCACCGGTTTTCCCTCGGCCTTCGCCTGATGACATTCCAGGTAAAACTCCGTGACCACCCGGTTCAGTTCCTTCGCCGTGGCCAGCCGTTTGGTGGACTTTTTCGTCTTTTCCATTTCAATCCCCAATCATCTCGAAAAAACCCTGCAGACGGGTGGCCGCCTGTCCTTCCATGACACCGGTCTCCTCAATCTCAATAACGAGATACGGCACGCCCTCCTCCCGAAGACTCCGGCCCACAATGGGGATATCCGTCAGGTGCGGGGTGCAGAATTTCTGGATGAGGAACACCACGCCCCGGGCGCCGGAGCGACGGGCCAGGTCCAAAAGCAGCGGCGCCCTTGTTTTCGCCAATTGCCGTGAGGGGCACGGAAAATGGGCGATGGAGCGCTCGATGAGCCGATGGACGGCCTTTTTGCCGTCACCGGAAGGGGGGTCGAAATAACGAAAGCCGGTGCACAGGTCGTCGGCCACAATCCTGCCGCCGGATCGCTCGATAAGGTCGAATATACTCCGATCCTCCACCAGGCTTCCGGATACCAGTATCGGCGTGCCGTCCTGTGTGTGTGATCCCTTTTCGGTGTTTGCCTTCAGGGATGAAACCAACTCGGAGAGGAGTTTCTCCGCCCGCTCCGGCGGCGTCACCTGGACGCCCCGTATCACCGTGTAGAAATCCCCGGCGGAAAGAAGGAGTTCTCCCTTGTACCTTTTGTCGTAAAGCCACAGGACCGTAAGGCGTATGTCGTCGTAGATATCCAGGGAATTTGAAAGTGCGGTGTCGGAGAATTCCAGGCCGTGATCGGCCAGGCGCTCGGTCAGGTTCTTAAGCTCCTGTTCGAAAAAGAGCTTCGCGGATGAACTGTCCCCATATGGCAGAGATAGAATATGATAGAAAGAAAGCGGGATGTTTCCCTTCCAGACGTTGAACATGCCGCACGCGACATCGCAACTGTATCCCTGTACCAGACCGAAGAGGTTCTCATAGTCACCGGAGAGGGCCCGCTCTAATCCTGCGCGCATGTAGGGGCAGACGAACGAGGGAACGAGCCCGTCGGCGCGGTCGATGCGCATCGGGCCGCCGCTGATGCGCACAGGTACTGCGCCGGTGGCGTGGATCAATTCCACGGGCGTATAGGTACAGAAGTACCCGATGGCCTTTTTCCCGCTTTGGGATATCTCGTCGATCAGCTCCCCGGGATGTTCCAGCGCCCGGGTGAATTCGGACATGAAGTCTGTGGGAGAAGACATGCTCGCCTCTTCTGTCAGGATATCAATTCTCCTCAGAATAGCGGGAACCGAAGGCAAAATCAAGGGAAAGATATGCCTTTCGGCGATGGCGGGGTGAAAAACTTCTTGCCAAGCGAGACGGTTTTTTCTATCATCAAGGGAGGAAACAAGGAGTGTTGTGTGACATGTCGGCAAATCTGACCCCGGAATATTTAAAGGCGGAAGAGAGCTACAAACAGGCCAAGGAGCCCGAGGAGAAGCTTCGCTATCTGGAGATGATGCTCTCCACGATCCCGAAACACAAAGGGACCGACAAGATGCAGGCGGACATCAAGCGGCGCATCTCCCGAACCAAGGAGTCCCTTGAAAAGCGGTCGAAGTCGAAGCGATACAACCCGTACCAGGTCGAGCGGGAGGGCATCGCCCAGATCGCCGTGGTGGGGGCGCCCAATGCCGGGAAGTCCTGCCTGGTTTCGGCCCTGACCAACGCAAAGTGCCAGGTGGCCGACTATCCGTACACCACCGTCAAGCCGGTGCCTGGCATGATGCAGTTTGAAAACGTTCAGATACAGCTTGTGGATCTGCCCCCCGTCTCGGAGGAGTTTACCGAGGCGGCGATGGTCTCCATGATCAGAAACGCCGACAGGGTGCTTTTTGTCTTCGACGCGTCAGATCCCGACCCGATGGCGAAAATCGAGGAGGTCAGGGACGTGCTCAAAGAGCACAAGGTGTTTATCCACAGGGACCCGGAGAGGAAATTTAACCCGGACGGAGACGCATATTTAAAGGGAATGCTGCTTGCCAACAAGGCCGACGCCGAGGGTGCCGAAGCGAACATAGCGGAGATCACAGAGCTCTACGGCGAGGAATATCCGATCCACATCGTTTCCGCCCTGAGGGGAGACGGGCTGGAGGATCTCAGGCGGATGATCTTCGATACGCTGGGAGTCATCCGGATTTATACCAAGTCCAGGGGGAAGGAGCCGAATTTCGACGAGCCGGTGGTGCTCAAGCGGGGGGCGACGCTTTTGGACTTCGCCGCGGAGATTCACAAGGATTTCGTGAAGTCGATGAAGTATGCGAAAATCTGGTCCAAGAACACGGACAAATATGACGGTCAGATGGTCAACCGGGACGAGGTCCTGGCGGATGAGGATATTATACAGCTTCACATGTAATCTTCCGGAAGGTGCGAGGTTCCATTCCCGCAAGCGGTGACAGAAGGAGAAAAAAGATGACCGACGTCCCCCGGCCGGGGAGGGACACTCCCTCCGATGACCTCGTTCGTTCGCTGTTGGAACAGTCATGTACCATCGCCGTTGTCGGTCTTTCGCCGAAGGAAACCCTGCCCAGCCATCGGGTGGCCGCATACATGAAGGGTGCGGGGTTCCGCATCATCCCGGTGCGGCCGCTGGTGAAAGAGGTATTGGGGGAGGCGGCCTACGGCGATCTTGCGGATATTCCTCTTTCTGTAGACGTTGACATTGTCAATATCTTCCGTCGTTCCCAGGAGGTTGTGCCCATTGTGGAGGCCGCCGTGACGCGAAACGGCCTTCGGGCGGTATGGATCCAGGAAGGGGTTATCAATCGGGAAGCGGCCCGGATCGCCCGGGAGGCGGGCGTGCTGGTGATCATGGATCGCTGTATTTTAAAAGAACATGCAAGATTAATAGGGGGATGACATGATATCTGCTGCTGATGGTCAGGTACGGGGAGGGGGCTGGCGCTTCGTCGTCGCCGTCGTCATCGTGGGAGCGGTTTTATATTTCTTCTTTCTGAGGGAAAAAGAGGTTGTAGAATGGGCGCCGGTTGAGGATACCGGATGGCCCTCGAAGACAGAGGCGGTTACCGAGATGCGCCTGAATCTGAGCGCCGTCGTCAACGCCGAGAAAAATTACCACCAGCTCAACGGCATATATATTCCCTGCGGCCCGAACCCGGCTGAGATGCCGACAGAACGGGTGCCGTGGAATCCATCGGCCGCCGCGGGCTGGGACGATTTGATGGTATCCCTTCCGGGAAACACCTGGTTTCAGTACGAGGTGGTGGTGACCGGGGATCATTTCGAGGCGTTCGCCCGCACCCGGGTCGGGGGTGAGGAGTTGGTCTATTCCATGGATAAAAACGGGACGCTGAACTCCAGGTAGAAAAGGACCCGGTGTCGTCGGGCCGATTCCCAACATCCAGAGTTATCCAGAAGAAATAAAAATACACAGGCCGGAGAGGATGCCCTCTCCGGCCTGTTTTCTTACATGATATCGATCCGATCCCGACGGGTCGCATCCTCTGCGGGATGTGCGCCCGGGTTCCAAGCGAAATCCTCGCGGCGATGTCCGGCTATTTCGCCTCTTTGTCCTTGAACAGCTCGCCGATGCCGCCGATACTGCCCAGCACCCCCGATGCCTCGATGGGGAGGAATATCTTCGTCGCCTGGCCGTTTGCGATGGTGCCCAGGGTCTCCAGGTACCTGATGGCGATGAGGTCGTTGGTGGGGTTGCCGTTGTGGATGGCCCCGTATACCGTTTCGATGGCTTCCGCCTCCCCCTGGGCGATGGCGATCTTCTGGTACTTTTCCGCGTCCGCCACCTTGCAGATGGCTTCCGCCTGCCCCTCGGCCTTCAGGATGGCCGCCTGCTTGGTTCCCTCTGCCTCCAGGATCGTCGCCCGCCGATCCCGCTCCGCCTTCATCTGGCGGTGCATGGCGTCGGTCACGTCCGCCGGCGGCTCGATGCGCTGGAGCTCCACCCGGGTGACCTTTGTCCCCCACTTGTCGGTGGCCTCGTCGAGAATCTCCCGCAGCTTCGAGTTGATCAGTTCCCGGGACGTTAGGGATTGATCCAGGGCCAGGTCGCCCACGAGGTTCCTCAGGTTTGTCTGGGCAAGCTTCGTGGCGGCGGTATAGAAGTTGGTCACATTGTAGGCCACCTTGACCGGATCGGTCACCTCGTAGTAGACCACGGCGTCCACCTCCACCACCACGTTGTCCTTCGTGATCACGTCCTGGGGGGGGACGTCCACCACCTGTTCCCGCATGTCGATTTTTCTCATGGTCTCCAGGAACGGGATGACGATTGTCAGGCCGCTGTCGACGGTGCGCGTGTATCTTCCCAGCCGCTCTATCAGCCCCTTTTCCCAGGGCCGGACGATCCGTATGCCGGTGGCCATGATGATAAAGACAAGAATAAACAAAAAGACCAGAAGCGCAATGACTCCACCCATGATATTATTTCTCCTCTTTTTTTTGTACGATCAGGTGTGTTCCCTCTATCCCGGTCACGAAGATGGGCGTCCCCTCGGGGATGACCTCGCCGGATTCGCTTTCCGCCCGCCACTCGTCATAATCGACGCGCACCCTGCCGGTGTTCTTCTTTGGGTCGATCTCGACAATGACCACCCCCGACTTATTGACGAACCGATCCGCGCCGATTCCCGGCGGCTGGGATCCGGTGATCCGGTCGGCGAGTTTTCGGGTTGAGGCGAAGAGTATACCCGAAAGCACCACGAACACCGTAACCTGCACTATGGGACCCACACCCAGGAGGGCAAGAACTCCGGTGACCGCGGCGCCGACTCCGAACCATAAAAGAAAGAATCCCGTGGTGAATATCTCGCCGATAACACACAGTATGGCGAGAGCGAACCAGATGAGCCAAATCTTCTCCATCGGCCTCCCCTCTCATGACGATATGTACACATATTGATACACCAGGCAGTTAATGATACATGTCGTCGTTTGAGATGTCAAGGGTTGTAATGAAAGGCGGTTGATGAGTTGTACACCGAGGGGAAAATCACACGATATCGCCGTCCTTCGCGGGGCGCTCACGGTCTTTTCTCCTCCCATTCTCCTTGTGTTTTTCTGTGTTGGTCGATACAATCAAAGGGAGATATCTTTCATACGGTATTGATGGGTTGTGCGACACGGTGGCTATCAAGCGGACACCACTTTACAAAAGCGGAATCTCTCTCGTCGAAGACGGCTTAAATCGATGGGTTGAATACACCCGCTATCCGGGCATGCGGTATGAGTATCTGGAGATCGGCGAAACAGAGCGAAGGATTCTCAACGGGGAGACCATTCGGAAGGCCTTCGTGACGGGGCTTACCACCGAGGGCTTTTCCCGGGTCATGGCGGATACGGGGATGGGGGAACGCGATTCCATCAGGATCGAGGGGGAATCTCTCACCGTCTGCGTTCCGATCGTCATCAAGGAGTCCATCATTCATGTAACGGCGCTCCAGGGGTTGATCCTCGACCCCACCCACGGAGACATGGCCCTGGACGCCTCATTTAATCCCAAGACGGATGCCGCGCCCAATCATTTTCTGAGCGCGGTCAATTGTACGGGCACGCAGTTTCAGGGGAGCGTGAGTGTCACGGGGGCGGAGTTCTCCAACCTGATTTTTTTCGAGGGGACCGGATTTCATGACGTCGCCGATTTCACGGGCGCCGTCTTCTTTGACACCGCGGTGTTCAAGGGAGCCCGTTTTATAAAAGATACGACATTCGACCGCGCGACGTTTCACGGTACGGCCCAATTTGTAGCAGTCGAGTTTCAAGGGAGGGCGTCGTTTGAAGACGCCGTCTTTTTTGAAAACGCATTCTTTACCGAAACCCGATTTTTCGACGAAGCTCGAATGGTCGGCTCCCACTTCGCACAAATGTTGTATGCTCCCGCATCGGTGTTCGGGAAGGACGCGCTCTTCGATCGCTCCTGTTTCTGCCTGGTCGTAGAGATGAAGGACGCGGTTTTTAAAGGTGTGCTGTCGGTCGGCAATGCGGTGGGAAATGTCTTGTCCCTCGATGGGGCACAGGCAAGCGGGCCCGTTCGGATAGTAGACACCCCCTTTTCCGTGTTGGATTTTACCGGCGCCCGGTGCGAACGGGACGTGACTCTCTTCGGGAGCCGCTGGGAGGAGAGCATGGATGATATCTGCAATGTCGTGTCCCGAGGCATGGACATTCAGGAAGGCGGGACGTCCGATGAAAGAGAAGGTGATGAGCGGGAGCGGTGGGTAAAGCGGCGTATTGAAGAGACGGAAACCGTGGCGGCGATGCATCGGGAACGGGGGCGTATTGTCGATATGGTGGGACTTGAAGACATCCGTGTGGATGGATGCTTTCGCTGTGATTTTTCACACCTTGAGCCGTCGAGCCGGGAGTTCCCGGTGCTGGACAGCCACCGCCGGGCGTTGAAAAACAGGGACCCGGAAGGGAGCGAGGGAAATCGCGCGGCATGGCGTCGGGCGGAGGGGGAGTACGCCTGGCTCGTCGATCAATACGACCGACAGGGCATGGTTGATGATGAAGAGTCAGCGAGGCTCTGGCAGAGCGAGTGCAGGATTCGGGGGCTTTCCGGCTGGAAGATGCGGCTTTTCAGGATTCACCAGCAGAACGTGAAATGGAGAAGGGACAGGAAAAAGAAAAAGGAGTCATCCAATACGGAAAAAAATCGGAAAGGCGGAGTCTCTCCCGGTTCGAAGAATGATTGAAATATGTCGGCGCTTCGCCTTGTTTCCGTGTCATTTATATATATCACTATCGCCTCATGTCTTCCTGACGAGCGGTGCCGCGCCCAACCGATCCGTTATATAACCGGATAAAAGTCCCCGGTGAGGGGCGGCGCGTGTGCCGCCGCTTTTTGTCTGCGATGATGGTTTTCAGAACCGATTCGTGTGCATGACATCCGAAAGCTTCCGCTTGGGGACCATGTGGGTGCCGTCCGGCTCCCGGTAGTATCGCGTGTCTTCGCCCTCGGTATCAATGGCCACGGCCCGTTCCGCCGGGTGCCCCAGGGCGATGACCGCGTCGACGGCGTACCCCTTTGGGATTGAGAGAAGCTTCGTCATGCCCTCGCGGTCCACGTTGACCACAAAACAGCTCCCCAGCCCCCGGGCGGTCGCCTCAAGCATGATATTCTCCCCCGCCGCTCCTACGTCCCACTGATAACCGCTCTTCATGATGCGTGTGTTCACCAGGATCACGATGTATGCCGACGGACGCTCGTCGAACGTCGGCCTTTCTTCGTCCGAAAGAAGAGCCGCCAACCGGATGAGGGAAAAACACTCGTCCACCGGTCCGTCTTCATCCACGATGATATATTCGAGGGGCTGGAGGTTCGCCGCCGCCGGCCCCAATCTTGCCAGGTCCACGAGAGTGACGAGGAGGCTCTTCTCCACCGGCATTCTCTGAAACCGCCGTATGGTCCTTCTTGTCCGTATTGCATCGGCCACATTCATAGACGTCCTCCATGAAACATGTTTCCCATCTTACCGGCGAATCGGGCCGTTGTCCAGCCCCGTTCATAAATTTTATATTTCCATCGGTTGCTTCATACAATTGAGCGGTGATTATTCTTACATAAGGAGCGACGATATGGATGACACATATGTCATGGGCGCTTCCGGATCGATTGCGGGAAACGAGACGATTCCCGCCTCCCCGGCCGGAGAGACGACCGCACCCGTTCCCGGGGATGACACCGGACAGCGACAATTTTCCGAGGAGTACGTGCGGGAGCTTCGCGAGGAGAACAAGGCCAGACGCCTGGAAAACCTGAAGCTTAAAGAAGAGATCGACGGCCTGAAGACGAAACTGACCGAGGCCGTGCGGGAGATTTCCGCGGCCCTGGGATTGGATAACACGCAATCGATGGAGACGGTCATCCGGGCGGCGGTGGAGGGCGTGAACACCGCCCGGGAAGCCCTGATATTCGCCGCGTTTCAGGCGGAGGCCCAAAACGCCGGCATGGCCGATGATGTGATCGGTGATGCCTTCGCCCTGGCGGACACCGGCGGCATTGCGGTGGATCCGGTCACCCGGGAGGTGACCGGCGCGGCCCAGGCCGTGTCGGACCTGTTCGACCGAAAGCCCTATCTCTTCGAAAATCCGTATGCAAAAAAGGACGTAGGCGCCGAGACGAACCCAGCGTCGGATCGAATGATCCCGTCGGCGGATGTGGAGAGGCTGGCGGCGGAGCTGGGGGTGAGCCCCGAGTTTGCCCGGGAGCTCTCCCGCTCGAGAAGCGATCGCCTGGGGAAAGGCGTTCCCCTGGCGGACCTGTGGCGGCGTCCCAGGATACGGAAGCTCTCGATTTTTTCACAAGACACATGATTGACTGAAAGAAGGAGATTTATATGGCACCCTATATGAAATACGGCTATTCATACGGCCCCAGGGTGGTGATTACGGCGAAGGTGGCCGATACTGGCGCCATCGATGACGGAGATATTGTGGTGCTGGACGCCGTCGGCGGAGCGACCGGCTCCGGATACGTCAAGAAGTGGTCCGCGGCCACGGACGCGGTGGTGGGGGCGGCCCTGGAGAGCGTCGAGACCGCACCGGCGGCGGACGGCGGCGATACCGTCCAGGTGGTCCTGGCACTCCCCGGCACGGTCTTCGTGTATCCGGCGTCGGGCGTCACCCAGGCCGCGTGTTTTCAGTGCTGTGACATCGACGGCGGACAATCCATCGATTTCGACGCGGACACCTATCAGAACGCATGGATCGTTGAGGTGGACGAGGACATGGATTTGGCGTATGTGATGTTCAAGGGCCCCTTCACCGATGTGGGTGCGGCCGGCACCATCGACTACGGCGTGGCCTAAGGAGGAACGACATGGGAATAATGGTAGGCAGTAACTTTCCCCGGGCTCTGGCCCAGGATCTGTACGAGTGGTACTTCGAGGCGTACGACGCCGAGGAGACCGTGTACGACAAGATCATCGAGGTCATCCCGATGGATTCCGGCGACGGAATCAAGGGGACGGAGGTCATCGGCGTCTCGAAGCTCAAAGAGGTACCGGACGGCCAGGAAATCCCCCTGACCGAGCCGCTGGAGGGCTGGACCTGGTACATCAAGTTCAAGACATACAAGGACCAGATCGCCGTCACCGACGATATGCTCTCGGACCTGATGGGCGGGAAGATCAGCGGCGACCTGATGGAGTTCGCCCGGGGCTGGGGCGAGGGGGTGCGCATCACCGAGGAGGAGGCCGTGGCCCGGCTCTTCAACGCGGGAACCCTCACCGCGGGGGATAAACCAGCGTTCGACGGGAGCTTCACCGGCGAGGACGATCCGCATCCCGCCCACATCTACGACGGGAAGCCGTTTTTTGCGCCCTCGGGCTCGGGCCACCCCTTCAAGCTCGACGCATCCAGCGTGCTGGGGAATCTCACGGAGTCGCTCAACCTTGATTACTCGAACATCCAGACGGTTTATACGGCCATGAGCGTCGCCAACGCAAAAAACGAGCGGGGCGACAACATCAGGATCGAGCCGAACGTGATCGTCACCAATCCGAACAATCGCTTCGTGCTGGATCAGATCCTCAAGAGCGACTACGAGATCGACAACTACGGCAACAAGAACGTCATCGGAAACCTGTTTGTGCCGGTCTACTGGCGGTATCTCGAGGATACCGACGCCTGGTTCATGGGCGTGGCCAAGCGCGGCATCCGCTTTTACGACAGGATGCCTCCCAAGATCACCGTCTACCGGGACGAGAAGACCGACACCTGGTTTGCGAAGGTCAAGCGCCGTTTCGGTGTGGGCGTGGTCCAGTGGCGTTACTGGTACGGCTGCAACCAGGCCGCCAGTTAATTTATAATTCGTGTCCCGGGGGAGTGGCTCCCCCGGGATGCATCGCTTGAAGGAACAGGAGCATGGCGATTATCAGCGATATTCAGCTTTCCACCAATCGGTATTTCGAAGACCAATCCGGTACCGCGCTGACCGGGTCCTTTACGGCCCAGTCCTTTGGGTTTTCGTCGTTCTCCATACTGATCATCAACGACGACGCCGCGGGGCATATCGAATATTCGTTCGACGGCGAGCACGTCCACGGGCGGCTTCTTGCCGGGGAGTCGAGGGTGATGGACTTTCGCCGCCAGCGCCGGATGTGGCTTAGAGGCGAGAGCGGCGGCGAATTGTATCGGCTGGAGGTGTATTGATGAGCGGATTTTTACGGAGGGCCGATGCGCCCGGCCCGAAGAGGAAGACGGCGAAGAGGCGCGCCGAGAGGCCACAGAAAAAGCAGGCGATGAACAAGACGGCGAAAAAGGCCGGTGGGGTGACGGCGGAGGAGACGGGAAGGGGAGCGACGGGACAGGCAGTGAGGGAGACGGATCAGGAGACGATGAAGGGGACGGAAACGGAGACGGCGGCGAAGGGAACACGACAAGAAGACTTCGATGCACGGGACAGGCGGGGGGGATGACATGGGATTCACGAAAGAACAGCTCGACGCCGTTGAGGAACAGATCGCAAGCCTCAAGGCCGAGAGCTTCAGCGTGGGTGAGCTGAGCGTCGATCAGGAGAAGACGCTGGCCGCCCTCATCCGCATGCGGGATGTCATCCGGGCGGGACTCAACAGGGGCGGGGGGATTTCTTTCGGAAGGTCCCGGCTCACCGGTGTGGACGAGTGAGATGTCCCGATACAAACATGTTTTTTACACAAAAACCGCCCGCCTCTCGGGGCCGCCGGTCCATACTCCTTTTGGATATGACGGGATCACGGGGAGGCGGGTGATGTATTGTTGTTTTTTTCATTCCCCTTCCTCATAAACACCAGCGTCAGTGTGTCCGACTCCTTCTTGGTTCGAAAAATCTCATACCCCAGCTTTTTGTAGAGGCCGATGCTTTTTTCGCTCTTGTGGCCGGTGAAGAGGTCGAAGGAGCGGGCCTCGGGGAAGCGTGACTCAATTTCCCTCATCAACATCCTCCCGATGCCGCGGTTCTGGAGCTCAGGCAAAACAGAGAGCCGCCCGATCAGGCATCTTTCCCCTTTCATCCTTCCCCGGACCGCCCCCACGATAACGCCGTTTTTCACCGCCTTCAGAACTGTGTACGCTTCAAAGCTCTCCCGTATTGTCTCCTCGGTCTCTGTCAGCGGCGGAAGCGCAGGATCGCCGTAGAGCTCCCCCTGGGGAGCGAAGGCCCGTTTCTGGACCGCCAGGATCTCTTT
The sequence above is a segment of the Candidatus Zymogenaceae bacterium genome. Coding sequences within it:
- a CDS encoding transglutaminase domain-containing protein produces the protein MTDEKNSMEQYINPTDIIDSDHPTIVELAQSLTAAASTDAERASRLFYHARDAVRYNPYSPFHHPDFYRASTVLKRGYGYCIQKAVVLAALGRAVNIPTRLGFADIQNHQLPKKLLELQGTDIIFSHGFTEFFIEGRWRKATPAFNIEMCDLLGLIPVEFDGVHDGVFPKYDRSGNLSIVYLKDVGHWPDLPFDHIIDAFFRLFGEDRMNLLLALIEEHGFDGAMTLLGAGKE
- a CDS encoding 2-hydroxyacyl-CoA dehydratase; amino-acid sequence: MEKTKKSTKRLATAKELNRVVTEFYLECHQAKAEGKPVGWMPPMNGAIELFYAMDLQPVFPENWSPVCAAFGLTPANFEVAEGMGYSQDLCGYLRNIVGFVHGMMGGDQVPLGGLPEPDLLVYASGGCIPAMKIFQIMEHRFPNAKVFRGDLPQVALEHIQPHHVEYAVHQMKQLIEFLTETTGRKLDYDRLADVVRLSDESCALWDEICTYRRHVPTPISAAEIGIMFVLVTRQGTQIAVDFLTKVRDELKERAENGVGIIEDERLRLFWDNIPLWYNMGLFNYFEKMGAVVVAETYSAAWSIRMDTSDPLKALAMKTLKSYPLVSCVSVETRKEMVLKACREYKIDGALLHSNKSCVPITLGQADIKRALEEELDIPSVVIDADHMDDRNFSPAQFQTRVDAFMEMLLEKKGLL
- a CDS encoding 2-hydroxyacyl-CoA dehydratase, yielding MSSPTDFMSEFTRALEHPGELIDEISQSGKKAIGYFCTYTPVELIHATGAVPVRISGGPMRIDRADGLVPSFVCPYMRAGLERALSGDYENLFGLVQGYSCDVACGMFNVWKGNIPLSFYHILSLPYGDSSSAKLFFEQELKNLTERLADHGLEFSDTALSNSLDIYDDIRLTVLWLYDKRYKGELLLSAGDFYTVIRGVQVTPPERAEKLLSELVSSLKANTEKGSHTQDGTPILVSGSLVEDRSIFDLIERSGGRIVADDLCTGFRYFDPPSGDGKKAVHRLIERSIAHFPCPSRQLAKTRAPLLLDLARRSGARGVVFLIQKFCTPHLTDIPIVGRSLREEGVPYLVIEIEETGVMEGQAATRLQGFFEMIGD
- a CDS encoding 50S ribosome-binding GTPase; this encodes MSANLTPEYLKAEESYKQAKEPEEKLRYLEMMLSTIPKHKGTDKMQADIKRRISRTKESLEKRSKSKRYNPYQVEREGIAQIAVVGAPNAGKSCLVSALTNAKCQVADYPYTTVKPVPGMMQFENVQIQLVDLPPVSEEFTEAAMVSMIRNADRVLFVFDASDPDPMAKIEEVRDVLKEHKVFIHRDPERKFNPDGDAYLKGMLLANKADAEGAEANIAEITELYGEEYPIHIVSALRGDGLEDLRRMIFDTLGVIRIYTKSRGKEPNFDEPVVLKRGATLLDFAAEIHKDFVKSMKYAKIWSKNTDKYDGQMVNRDEVLADEDIIQLHM
- a CDS encoding CoA-binding protein, with the translated sequence MTDVPRPGRDTPSDDLVRSLLEQSCTIAVVGLSPKETLPSHRVAAYMKGAGFRIIPVRPLVKEVLGEAAYGDLADIPLSVDVDIVNIFRRSQEVVPIVEAAVTRNGLRAVWIQEGVINREAARIAREAGVLVIMDRCILKEHARLIGG
- a CDS encoding SPFH/Band 7/PHB domain protein; translated protein: MGGVIALLVFLFILVFIIMATGIRIVRPWEKGLIERLGRYTRTVDSGLTIVIPFLETMRKIDMREQVVDVPPQDVITKDNVVVEVDAVVYYEVTDPVKVAYNVTNFYTAATKLAQTNLRNLVGDLALDQSLTSRELINSKLREILDEATDKWGTKVTRVELQRIEPPADVTDAMHRQMKAERDRRATILEAEGTKQAAILKAEGQAEAICKVADAEKYQKIAIAQGEAEAIETVYGAIHNGNPTNDLIAIRYLETLGTIANGQATKIFLPIEASGVLGSIGGIGELFKDKEAK
- a CDS encoding NfeD family protein, which encodes MEKIWLIWFALAILCVIGEIFTTGFFLLWFGVGAAVTGVLALLGVGPIVQVTVFVVLSGILFASTRKLADRITGSQPPGIGADRFVNKSGVVIVEIDPKKNTGRVRVDYDEWRAESESGEVIPEGTPIFVTGIEGTHLIVQKKEEK